One genomic segment of Mycolicibacterium gilvum includes these proteins:
- a CDS encoding phosphotransferase, which yields MCSLTRPQLIERPADLTAEWLTDILGHGQVESFTVDRIGTGQMSECYRVGIRYAGGGVGPASVVLKVAAAEPSSRQTGLAMGLYEREVRFYTDIAPSLGGPVAPCHHTAYDPDTGAFDLVLADAAPASVGDEIRGATAEQASLAMTQLGLVHGPLLGSEALEGADWLNRESPVNQGLVAALYAGYIDRYSDQIAPEHRVVCERLVGSFDAYMAAEDAAGGPRGLVHGDFRLDNMLFGQDGSDRPLTVVDWQTVTWGPAFTDVSYFLGGSLPIEERRAHYDELLAAYHRALGEATGVSLDDVREGVRHQSFFGVLMAIVSSMLVGRTERGDEMFMALIARHCQHVLDTDALAILPAPSTPEPLQPNADDEGRHAPTEEPLWSESWYFDFAAPSQDIGGWIRLGLMPNEGHAWVNGLLCGPGMPTIAALDFEAPLPEEHTRVHGQDIELEQTVIEPLQTYQVTVRGRGQAHDDPAALLRGEPGRDVEVTMDLTWTSVGQPYQYRVSPRYEIPCTVTGTVSADGHTYEFDAVAGQRDHSWAARDWWAMDWVWSAFHLEDGTHIHGVEILIPGAPPMSIGYLQRAGEPLVELSSVSAQTTFADNDLPQSAVLDYGDLRVDVTVRGHAPVLLTSADGRLSQFPRAWATVTTDDGRTGAGWIEWNRNLAQPDG from the coding sequence GTGTGCTCATTGACGCGTCCGCAGTTGATCGAACGACCCGCCGATCTGACCGCCGAATGGCTGACCGACATCCTCGGCCACGGCCAGGTCGAGAGCTTCACCGTCGACCGGATCGGCACCGGACAGATGAGCGAGTGCTACCGCGTCGGGATCCGCTATGCCGGAGGCGGCGTCGGGCCGGCCTCGGTGGTGCTGAAAGTGGCCGCCGCCGAGCCGAGTAGCAGGCAGACGGGTCTGGCGATGGGCCTCTACGAGCGCGAGGTGCGGTTCTACACCGACATCGCACCCAGCCTCGGCGGTCCCGTCGCACCGTGCCACCACACTGCCTACGATCCCGATACCGGCGCGTTCGACCTGGTGCTCGCCGACGCCGCGCCCGCGTCGGTGGGTGACGAGATCCGTGGTGCGACAGCGGAGCAGGCGTCTCTGGCGATGACCCAACTCGGACTGGTCCACGGTCCGTTGCTGGGCAGTGAAGCGCTCGAAGGCGCCGACTGGCTCAACCGCGAGTCGCCGGTCAACCAGGGGCTGGTGGCCGCGCTCTACGCCGGATACATCGACCGGTACAGCGATCAGATCGCACCGGAACATCGAGTCGTCTGCGAGCGGCTCGTCGGATCGTTCGACGCGTACATGGCCGCCGAGGACGCCGCGGGCGGTCCGCGCGGTCTGGTTCACGGCGACTTCCGTCTGGACAACATGCTCTTCGGGCAGGACGGGTCCGACCGGCCGCTGACCGTCGTGGACTGGCAGACCGTGACCTGGGGCCCGGCCTTCACCGACGTCTCCTACTTCCTCGGGGGGTCGTTGCCGATCGAGGAGCGACGCGCGCATTACGACGAGCTCCTCGCCGCCTATCACCGCGCGCTGGGCGAAGCGACGGGAGTCTCGTTGGACGACGTCCGCGAAGGTGTGCGCCACCAGAGCTTCTTCGGGGTGCTGATGGCCATCGTGTCGTCCATGCTGGTCGGTCGGACCGAACGCGGCGACGAGATGTTCATGGCGCTGATCGCGCGCCACTGCCAACACGTCCTGGACACCGATGCGCTGGCGATCCTGCCCGCCCCGTCGACGCCGGAACCGTTGCAGCCCAACGCCGATGACGAAGGCAGGCACGCGCCGACCGAAGAGCCGTTGTGGAGCGAGAGCTGGTACTTCGACTTCGCGGCACCGAGTCAGGACATCGGCGGATGGATCAGGCTCGGCCTGATGCCCAACGAGGGGCACGCGTGGGTCAACGGACTGCTGTGCGGCCCGGGCATGCCGACGATCGCCGCACTGGACTTCGAGGCGCCGTTGCCCGAGGAGCACACGCGTGTGCACGGGCAGGACATCGAACTCGAGCAGACCGTGATCGAGCCTCTCCAGACCTATCAGGTCACGGTGCGCGGCAGGGGACAGGCTCACGACGACCCCGCCGCACTGCTCCGCGGCGAACCCGGACGTGATGTCGAGGTGACCATGGACCTGACCTGGACGAGCGTCGGGCAGCCCTACCAGTACCGCGTCTCACCGCGCTACGAGATCCCGTGCACGGTGACCGGCACCGTCAGCGCGGACGGACACACCTACGAGTTCGACGCGGTCGCCGGTCAGCGTGACCATTCGTGGGCGGCGCGGGACTGGTGGGCGATGGACTGGGTGTGGAGCGCCTTCCATCTCGAGGACGGTACCCACATCCACGGTGTCGAGATCCTGATCCCGGGCGCCCCGCCGATGTCCATCGGATACCTTCAGCGGGCCGGTGAGCCCCTCGTCGAACTGTCCTCGGTCAGCGCGCAGACGACGTTCGCGGACAACGACTTACCGCAGTCGGCTGTGCTCGATTACGGTGACCTTCGGGTCGACGTCACGGTCCGCGGGCACGCTCCGGTACTGCTGACCTCGGCGGACGGCAGGCTCAGCCAGTTCCCGCGAGCGTGGGCGACGGTCACCACCGACGACGGACGGACGGGCGCCGGGTGGATCGAGTGGAACCGCAACCTGGCTCAGCCCGACGGATGA
- a CDS encoding SDR family NAD(P)-dependent oxidoreductase, whose product MKVLITGGTGFVGAWTAKAAQDAGHQVRFLVRNPDRLTTSAAEIGADISDHVIGDIADGEATAAALDGCDAVIHCAAMVSTDPSRADEMLHTNLEGARNILGGAAHAGIDPIVHVSSFTALFRPDLDRLHADLPVVGGSDGYGRSKAAVEAYARGLQDGGAPVNITYPGMVLGPPAGDQFGEAADGVEASVKMRGVPGRGAGWIVIDVRDLADLHVALLEPGRGPRRYMAGGQRVSVSELASMIGDAADQSILVYPVPDVALRSAGRLLDVVGPYLPFETPINSAAMQYYTQMPESDDTPGARDFGLTQRDPAVTIADTFAGLRAVGRL is encoded by the coding sequence ATGAAGGTACTGATCACTGGAGGCACGGGGTTCGTCGGCGCTTGGACGGCCAAAGCCGCCCAGGACGCGGGACATCAGGTGCGGTTCCTCGTCCGCAACCCGGACCGGCTGACCACCAGCGCCGCCGAGATCGGCGCCGACATCAGCGACCACGTGATCGGTGACATCGCCGACGGCGAGGCCACTGCCGCGGCACTGGACGGCTGTGATGCCGTGATCCACTGCGCGGCAATGGTCTCCACCGACCCGAGTCGCGCCGATGAAATGCTGCACACCAACCTTGAGGGCGCGCGCAACATCCTCGGTGGGGCCGCGCACGCAGGCATCGACCCCATCGTGCACGTGTCGAGCTTCACCGCACTGTTCCGCCCCGACCTCGACCGGCTCCACGCGGACCTGCCCGTCGTCGGCGGCAGCGACGGCTACGGCAGGTCCAAGGCCGCCGTCGAGGCGTACGCGCGCGGCCTGCAGGACGGCGGCGCGCCGGTCAACATCACCTACCCGGGAATGGTGCTCGGGCCGCCCGCAGGCGATCAGTTCGGCGAGGCCGCCGATGGCGTCGAGGCGTCGGTGAAGATGCGCGGCGTACCCGGACGGGGTGCCGGCTGGATCGTGATCGACGTGCGCGACCTCGCCGACCTGCATGTCGCGCTGCTCGAACCGGGGCGTGGACCCCGCCGTTACATGGCAGGAGGACAACGGGTTTCGGTGTCGGAGCTGGCCTCGATGATCGGCGACGCCGCCGACCAGTCGATCCTGGTGTACCCGGTACCCGATGTGGCACTGCGCAGCGCGGGCCGCCTTCTCGACGTGGTCGGTCCTTACCTGCCGTTCGAGACTCCGATCAACTCCGCGGCCATGCAGTACTACACCCAGATGCCGGAATCCGACGACACCCCCGGTGCCCGCGATTTCGGTCTGACCCAGCGGGACCCCGCCGTCACGATCGCCGACACCTTCGCCGGGCTGCGCGCGGTCGGACGACTCTAG
- a CDS encoding TetR/AcrR family transcriptional regulator translates to MVNQAIGVAPARVSSRQPRGARRDPAIKDAVLAATRTLLVTRGYSATSIDLIAATAKVGRPAIYRRWRSKAHLIHEAAFPDPAPASCDDIVAEVTRMCRGALEMHADPVVREAVPGLLDDLRLQPAMRKLIDERLEAAARRQLAGQLGDAVADGTVRPSVNADTVMDVVAGAAWYAVVVRKVTDLDAAATQLADLVLRGVLAGPRPATS, encoded by the coding sequence ATGGTCAACCAGGCAATCGGTGTGGCGCCCGCGCGGGTGTCCTCCCGGCAACCGCGGGGTGCCCGCCGCGATCCGGCGATCAAGGATGCGGTGCTGGCGGCCACTCGCACGCTGCTGGTCACGCGCGGCTATTCCGCGACCTCGATCGATCTGATCGCCGCGACAGCGAAGGTGGGCAGGCCCGCGATCTACCGGCGCTGGCGATCCAAGGCGCACCTCATCCACGAGGCGGCGTTTCCCGATCCCGCACCGGCCTCCTGCGACGACATCGTCGCCGAGGTCACCCGGATGTGTCGCGGCGCGTTGGAGATGCATGCGGATCCTGTTGTCCGGGAAGCGGTCCCGGGTCTTCTCGACGATCTGCGCCTGCAACCGGCGATGCGCAAGCTGATCGATGAACGGTTGGAAGCCGCGGCGCGCCGGCAGCTCGCCGGTCAACTGGGCGACGCCGTCGCGGACGGCACCGTCCGCCCATCGGTGAACGCGGACACGGTGATGGACGTGGTGGCGGGCGCCGCCTGGTACGCGGTCGTCGTCCGCAAGGTCACCGATCTCGATGCCGCGGCCACGCAGCTGGCCGACCTCGTGCTGCGCGGCGTGCTCGCCGGGCCTCGCCCTGCGACCTCCTAG
- a CDS encoding peptidoglycan recognition protein family protein: MPQPGGWRGDPVWLAEVLRAEGLDVVEFPGWRNRGHGDFKDIRGVMVHHTGSDTASAESIARGRPDLAGPLSQLHIARDGTVTVVAAGVAWHAGVGMYPWLPANMGNWHTIGIECANSGTSPTAPHRRNWPDAQYVALIGCCAAICRRLGVPATRTIGHKEYAGRAQGKWDPGGIDMDRLRRDVAARIGSVGGGPRPRPTVPVGKYAEVLLYRGSRGPQVAELQRRLKHAYAAYAGDLRIDGVYGPDTEAAVREFQRRTAGLKVDGVVGPATAAALRLRLVDPESDAG, from the coding sequence ATGCCACAGCCCGGTGGGTGGCGCGGCGACCCGGTCTGGCTGGCCGAGGTCCTGCGCGCCGAAGGACTCGACGTCGTCGAATTCCCCGGCTGGCGCAACCGCGGCCACGGCGACTTCAAGGACATCCGCGGGGTGATGGTCCACCACACCGGGTCGGACACCGCGTCGGCGGAGTCCATCGCCCGTGGGCGGCCCGACCTCGCGGGCCCGCTGTCGCAACTGCACATCGCGCGCGACGGCACGGTCACCGTCGTCGCCGCCGGGGTCGCGTGGCACGCCGGCGTGGGGATGTACCCGTGGCTGCCGGCGAACATGGGCAACTGGCACACCATCGGCATCGAATGCGCGAACTCCGGCACGAGTCCCACTGCGCCCCATCGGCGTAACTGGCCCGACGCCCAGTACGTCGCGCTGATCGGCTGCTGCGCGGCGATCTGCCGGCGGCTGGGAGTGCCCGCAACGCGGACGATCGGGCACAAGGAGTACGCCGGCCGCGCCCAGGGCAAATGGGACCCTGGCGGGATCGACATGGACCGGTTGCGGCGCGATGTCGCGGCGCGGATCGGATCCGTCGGCGGTGGACCGAGGCCCCGTCCCACCGTCCCGGTGGGTAAGTACGCCGAGGTGCTGCTCTACCGGGGGTCACGCGGACCGCAGGTCGCCGAACTCCAGCGCCGGCTCAAGCACGCCTACGCCGCGTATGCCGGCGATCTGCGGATCGACGGCGTCTACGGCCCGGACACGGAGGCCGCAGTCCGCGAATTCCAGCGTCGCACAGCGGGATTGAAGGTCGACGGGGTCGTCGGACCTGCCACCGCCGCCGCCCTGCGGCTCCGCCTGGTCGACCCCGAGTCCGATGCCGGCTGA
- a CDS encoding SRPBCC family protein: MSTEPDEITSSPIVRRETSASRQRVWSVLADGWTYSQWVVGNSRMRAVDPDWPQPGSTIHHSIGVWPAVINDSTVVESCTPERELVLVANGRPLGKARITLRLHDLDGGGCLIEMAEVPVSVPMKWLPDSLALAGVFPRNRETTWRLAAIAERRTDDDVVN, encoded by the coding sequence GTGTCGACAGAACCAGACGAAATCACCAGTTCACCGATCGTGCGCCGCGAGACGTCGGCGTCGAGGCAACGCGTGTGGTCCGTCCTGGCCGACGGCTGGACGTATTCCCAGTGGGTGGTGGGCAACAGCCGCATGCGGGCCGTCGATCCGGACTGGCCGCAGCCCGGCAGCACGATTCATCACTCGATCGGGGTGTGGCCCGCAGTGATCAACGACAGCACCGTGGTCGAGTCGTGCACGCCCGAGCGCGAACTCGTCTTGGTCGCGAACGGGCGACCCCTCGGCAAAGCCCGGATCACGCTGCGCCTCCATGATCTGGACGGCGGCGGATGTCTGATCGAGATGGCCGAGGTGCCGGTGTCCGTCCCGATGAAGTGGCTTCCCGACTCCCTGGCCCTCGCGGGGGTTTTTCCGCGCAACCGCGAGACCACGTGGAGGCTGGCCGCCATCGCGGAGCGACGTACCGACGACGACGTCGTCAACTAG
- a CDS encoding zinc-dependent alcohol dehydrogenase, producing the protein MKAMTYRGPYKVRVEEKDVPSLEHPNDAIVRVQRAAICGSDLHLYHGLMPDTRVGHTFGHEFIGTVHEVGSSVQNLQPGDRVMVPFNIFCGSCYFCARGLYSNCHNVNPNATAVGGIYGYSHTCGGYDGGQAEFVRVPFADVGPVLIPDWLGDDDALMLTDALPTGYFGAQLGDIVEGDTVIVFGAGPVGLYAAKSAWLMGAGRVLVVDHLDYRLKKAESFAHAETYNFVEYDDIVVEMKKATGYLGADVVIDAVGAEADGNALMHVTSAKLKLQGGSPVALNWAIDSVRKGGTVSVVGAYGPMFSAVKFGDAMNKGLTINANQCPVKRQWPRLLSHIQQGYLTPSDIVTHHIPLDEIAEGYHMFSSKLDDCIKPVVVMNTN; encoded by the coding sequence ATGAAGGCGATGACGTACCGCGGCCCGTACAAGGTGCGCGTCGAGGAGAAGGACGTCCCGTCCCTCGAACATCCCAACGACGCGATCGTGCGCGTGCAGAGGGCGGCGATCTGCGGTTCGGACCTGCACCTCTATCACGGGCTCATGCCCGACACGCGCGTCGGACACACCTTCGGCCACGAGTTCATCGGCACCGTGCACGAGGTGGGGTCGTCGGTGCAGAATCTGCAGCCCGGGGACCGGGTGATGGTGCCGTTCAACATCTTCTGCGGGTCCTGTTACTTCTGCGCGCGCGGACTGTACTCCAACTGCCACAACGTGAATCCCAATGCCACAGCGGTCGGCGGCATCTACGGGTACTCCCACACCTGCGGCGGCTACGACGGCGGGCAGGCCGAGTTCGTCCGGGTTCCGTTCGCCGACGTGGGCCCCGTTCTGATCCCGGACTGGCTCGGCGACGACGACGCGCTGATGCTCACCGACGCACTGCCCACCGGATACTTCGGGGCGCAGCTGGGCGACATCGTCGAAGGCGACACGGTGATCGTCTTCGGAGCCGGTCCGGTCGGACTGTACGCGGCGAAGTCCGCGTGGTTGATGGGCGCGGGCCGTGTGCTGGTCGTCGACCATCTCGACTACCGACTGAAGAAGGCCGAGTCGTTCGCCCATGCCGAGACGTACAACTTCGTGGAGTACGACGACATCGTCGTCGAAATGAAGAAGGCCACAGGGTATCTCGGCGCCGATGTGGTCATCGACGCCGTGGGCGCCGAGGCCGACGGCAACGCGCTGATGCATGTCACCTCGGCGAAGCTGAAGCTGCAGGGCGGCTCACCCGTCGCGTTGAACTGGGCCATCGACTCGGTGCGCAAAGGGGGAACGGTGTCGGTCGTCGGCGCCTACGGTCCGATGTTCAGCGCTGTGAAGTTCGGCGACGCGATGAACAAGGGCCTGACGATCAACGCCAACCAGTGCCCCGTCAAACGGCAGTGGCCGCGGCTCCTGTCACATATCCAGCAGGGCTACCTTACGCCCAGTGACATTGTCACCCATCACATTCCGTTGGACGAGATCGCGGAGGGCTACCACATGTTCTCGTCCAAACTCGACGACTGCATCAAGCCCGTCGTCGTCATGAACACCAACTGA
- a CDS encoding nuclear transport factor 2 family protein, which yields MQSFRQAVEARDEVAIEALLADDVVFTSPVAFKPYEGKPITAAILRGVMRVFDDFRYTREIIDGNGRDHALVFEATVDGKKITGCDFLHLDDEGLIDDFMVMVRPLSAATALAEAMGAQFDRIQREAVERSS from the coding sequence ATGCAGTCATTCCGGCAGGCCGTGGAGGCACGCGACGAGGTCGCGATCGAAGCACTTCTCGCCGACGACGTCGTCTTCACCAGCCCGGTGGCGTTCAAGCCCTACGAGGGCAAGCCGATCACCGCGGCCATACTCCGGGGTGTCATGCGGGTGTTCGACGATTTCCGCTACACCCGCGAGATCATCGACGGCAACGGGCGGGACCATGCGCTGGTGTTCGAGGCCACGGTGGACGGGAAGAAGATCACCGGCTGCGACTTCCTGCACCTCGACGACGAGGGCCTGATCGACGACTTCATGGTGATGGTTCGCCCGCTGTCGGCGGCGACCGCGCTCGCCGAGGCGATGGGAGCGCAGTTCGACCGCATCCAGCGGGAAGCTGTCGAACGCAGCAGCTGA
- a CDS encoding alpha/beta fold hydrolase, with protein MPTITTQDGVEIFYKDWGSGQPIVFSHGWPLSADDWDAQLMFFLGHGYRVVAHDRRGHGRSGQVDDGHDMDHYADDLAAVVEHLDLHDAVHVGHSTGGGEVVRYLARHGEDRAVKAALISAVPPLMVQTDTNPGGLPKSVFDDFQHQVATNRAGFYRAVPEGPFYGFNREGVEPVEGIIANWWRQGMQGGAKAHYDGIVAFSQTDFTEDLQKIRIPVLVMHGDDDQIVPYDDAGPLSAALLPNGILKTYNGFPHGMPTTHADVINADLLEFIRS; from the coding sequence ATGCCCACCATCACGACCCAGGACGGCGTCGAGATCTTCTACAAAGACTGGGGCTCGGGACAACCGATCGTCTTCAGTCACGGCTGGCCGTTGTCGGCCGATGACTGGGATGCCCAGCTCATGTTCTTTCTCGGGCACGGCTACCGTGTCGTCGCCCACGACCGCCGAGGGCACGGGCGCTCCGGCCAAGTCGACGACGGGCACGACATGGACCACTATGCCGACGATCTCGCGGCGGTCGTCGAGCACCTCGACCTCCATGACGCCGTGCACGTGGGCCACTCGACCGGAGGGGGTGAGGTCGTCCGGTACCTGGCGCGCCATGGGGAGGACCGGGCCGTGAAGGCGGCGCTCATCTCCGCCGTGCCGCCACTGATGGTGCAGACCGACACCAACCCCGGCGGGCTTCCGAAGTCGGTGTTCGACGACTTTCAGCACCAGGTCGCCACCAACCGGGCGGGCTTCTACCGAGCGGTGCCCGAGGGGCCGTTCTACGGATTCAACCGCGAGGGCGTCGAACCGGTCGAGGGGATCATCGCGAACTGGTGGCGGCAGGGCATGCAGGGCGGCGCGAAGGCGCACTATGACGGGATCGTCGCGTTTTCGCAGACGGACTTCACCGAAGACCTCCAAAAGATCCGGATTCCCGTGCTGGTGATGCACGGCGACGACGACCAGATCGTTCCGTACGACGACGCCGGGCCGCTGTCGGCGGCATTGCTACCGAACGGCATCCTCAAGACCTACAACGGTTTTCCGCACGGGATGCCGACGACGCACGCCGACGTGATCAACGCAGATCTGCTGGAGTTCATCCGCTCCTGA
- a CDS encoding siderophore-interacting protein, which produces MSFSPASVVETALLNSRLRRIVLEVDNPAVLDVKPAGDSAVGVYFDVDDHPGGAGRNYSVRHQDGRLLTLDVVLHSRGPGTEWASEAAAGDRVVLDHARSWYRPPPRTDWQLLVSDLSGLPATARIVEQLPRDAVALVVVEVAASEDLEYLPGHPNVTVLPSIGTGNGAAASTLMSTVGDLELPAGHGYCWFAGEAAESRAVRKYLRSEGWTIEQYDITGYWRLDSEAWDARFAEVVDDVLPVYEQALTAGKGDKAAFEEFDEACERIGL; this is translated from the coding sequence GTGTCGTTCTCGCCTGCCTCCGTCGTCGAGACCGCCCTGCTGAACAGTCGCTTGAGGCGCATCGTGCTTGAGGTCGACAATCCAGCAGTCCTCGACGTCAAGCCGGCCGGCGATTCCGCGGTCGGCGTGTACTTCGACGTCGACGACCATCCCGGCGGCGCCGGCCGCAACTATTCGGTGCGCCACCAGGACGGCCGGCTGCTCACCCTCGATGTCGTGCTGCACTCCCGCGGTCCCGGTACCGAATGGGCGTCCGAGGCCGCCGCCGGTGATCGTGTCGTGCTCGATCACGCACGTTCGTGGTACCGGCCGCCGCCCCGCACCGATTGGCAGCTTCTCGTCAGCGACCTCTCCGGACTGCCCGCCACCGCGCGCATCGTCGAGCAGTTGCCGCGGGACGCCGTCGCGCTCGTGGTCGTCGAGGTCGCTGCGTCCGAGGACCTCGAGTACCTGCCGGGGCATCCCAATGTCACTGTGTTACCGAGCATCGGGACCGGAAACGGTGCTGCGGCAAGCACACTCATGAGCACTGTCGGAGACCTCGAGCTGCCCGCCGGCCACGGCTACTGCTGGTTCGCCGGTGAAGCCGCCGAATCCCGCGCGGTACGGAAGTATCTGCGCAGCGAAGGTTGGACGATCGAGCAGTACGACATCACCGGATACTGGCGACTCGACTCCGAGGCGTGGGACGCCCGATTCGCCGAGGTCGTCGATGACGTCCTCCCCGTCTACGAGCAGGCGCTCACAGCCGGCAAAGGCGACAAAGCGGCCTTCGAGGAATTCGACGAGGCCTGCGAGCGGATCGGTCTCTGA
- a CDS encoding acyl-CoA thioesterase domain-containing protein: MQQSTDDPEPAHFTVDGRGFIPTKYAQSHWGSDHLNGPAVVGLAARGLEMDCGSADLRPVRLTVDLFRAARNAPTTLNIAVVRDGHRVRVAECEVVQDGRPVAKASLVQYRPSSPPPGELWEPGPVLAQPPDPDGSVPPFVGSDDVGWTRSPAAHQNASRKRFYNDGIRVVAGETNSPFVRAAMVAEATSLVTNLGTAGIGYINGDLTVALSRLPVDDWVGIQADSHHAADGLAVGTATLFDSRGPFGAGMTTAIANPAAQIDFSTRDFGLGNISYE, encoded by the coding sequence GTGCAGCAATCCACTGACGATCCCGAGCCCGCACACTTCACCGTGGACGGGCGCGGCTTCATCCCGACGAAGTACGCCCAGAGTCATTGGGGTTCGGATCATCTCAACGGCCCGGCGGTCGTGGGGCTCGCCGCGCGCGGGCTGGAGATGGACTGCGGGTCTGCCGACCTGCGTCCGGTGCGACTCACGGTGGACCTGTTCCGCGCCGCGCGCAACGCGCCGACGACGCTGAACATCGCCGTGGTGCGCGACGGCCACCGGGTGCGTGTCGCCGAATGCGAGGTGGTTCAGGACGGTCGGCCGGTCGCCAAGGCTAGCCTCGTGCAGTACCGGCCGTCCTCGCCGCCTCCCGGGGAGCTGTGGGAGCCCGGACCCGTCCTGGCGCAGCCGCCGGATCCGGACGGCTCGGTGCCACCGTTCGTCGGCTCGGACGACGTGGGCTGGACGCGCTCGCCCGCCGCGCACCAGAACGCGTCACGGAAGCGCTTCTACAACGACGGCATCAGAGTGGTTGCCGGGGAGACCAATTCGCCGTTCGTCCGCGCCGCGATGGTCGCCGAGGCGACCAGCCTGGTCACCAATCTGGGCACCGCCGGCATCGGCTACATCAACGGCGACCTGACGGTCGCACTGTCGCGCCTGCCCGTCGACGACTGGGTGGGTATCCAGGCCGACTCCCACCACGCCGCCGACGGTCTCGCCGTCGGAACTGCGACGCTCTTCGACAGCCGAGGCCCGTTCGGGGCGGGGATGACGACCGCGATCGCGAACCCCGCTGCCCAGATCGACTTCTCCACAAGAGATTTCGGCCTGGGCAACATCAGCTACGAGTAG
- a CDS encoding TspO/MBR family protein, whose product MRLSALAKTAGGSFAAAALGGLATGPAVQSTWYKRLRKPGFQPPPKAFPIAWNILYSDIAAVSASTLDTLHDRGDTDQARAYTRALAVNLALNAGWSWVFFNRRQLGPAAALAGALAVSSADLTRRAGAVNPPAGIALAAYPLWCAFATALSTRIWLLNR is encoded by the coding sequence ATGCGTCTTTCGGCCCTTGCCAAGACAGCGGGCGGATCGTTCGCCGCCGCCGCCCTCGGCGGGTTGGCGACCGGGCCCGCCGTCCAGTCGACCTGGTACAAGCGTCTGCGCAAGCCCGGCTTTCAGCCGCCTCCGAAGGCCTTTCCCATCGCGTGGAACATCCTGTACTCCGATATCGCCGCGGTGTCGGCGTCCACACTCGACACGCTGCACGACCGCGGCGACACCGATCAGGCGCGTGCCTACACCCGGGCTCTGGCCGTGAATCTGGCCCTCAATGCCGGCTGGAGCTGGGTGTTCTTCAATCGACGTCAGTTGGGGCCGGCTGCCGCCCTGGCCGGCGCACTGGCCGTCAGCAGCGCCGACCTGACCCGGCGCGCGGGTGCGGTGAACCCTCCGGCCGGGATCGCGCTGGCGGCGTACCCGCTGTGGTGCGCGTTCGCGACGGCGCTGTCGACCCGGATCTGGTTGCTCAACCGCTGA
- a CDS encoding P1 family peptidase, with protein MSITPDVAVGVDRRVPRGRHGVGQPCAAGWYSLNGNGTASRIVPYGSRTYTVAAFVQANFGARAELTIAGRHVGTEMLDDNPLDGDWFARDLDGAPPGAGSVIAVIATDAPLLPGQCRALARRVPLGLARTGTTGSHFSGDIFLAFSTAEASGLASAFPLGPPGEDELGTISFLPWGRMDTVYAAVVQSVEEAVLNALVVNTDMVGRDGHRSPRLPLDRLTELLGGRP; from the coding sequence GTGTCGATAACCCCGGACGTCGCTGTTGGGGTCGACCGGAGGGTGCCCCGCGGGCGTCACGGGGTCGGGCAGCCGTGTGCGGCCGGCTGGTACTCACTCAACGGCAACGGCACCGCGTCCCGGATCGTCCCGTACGGATCCCGTACCTACACGGTCGCGGCATTCGTTCAGGCGAATTTCGGCGCCCGCGCCGAACTGACCATCGCCGGTCGCCACGTCGGTACGGAGATGCTCGACGACAATCCCCTCGACGGGGACTGGTTCGCCCGCGATCTCGACGGGGCGCCCCCCGGCGCGGGGTCCGTCATCGCCGTCATCGCCACCGACGCGCCCCTGCTGCCCGGTCAGTGCAGAGCGCTGGCCCGGCGCGTGCCGCTGGGACTGGCCCGCACCGGGACCACCGGCAGTCACTTCTCGGGTGACATCTTCCTGGCGTTCTCCACCGCCGAGGCCTCCGGTCTGGCCAGTGCATTTCCGCTCGGGCCGCCCGGCGAGGACGAACTCGGCACGATCTCGTTTCTGCCGTGGGGCCGGATGGACACGGTGTACGCCGCCGTCGTGCAATCGGTCGAGGAGGCGGTGCTCAACGCGCTCGTCGTCAACACCGACATGGTCGGCCGCGACGGCCACCGGTCGCCCCGCCTCCCGCTCGACCGGTTAACCGAATTGCTGGGTGGCAGGCCATAA